One region of Syntrophobacter fumaroxidans MPOB genomic DNA includes:
- a CDS encoding cell division ATP-binding protein FtsE, protein MTLKTHDTSSSEKGDSTALVRCYHVEKEFRGGPKVFTDATVHVPRSAVFLLSGPAGVGKSVFVRLLLGLEQPDGGQVWIENRNLRRLSAQDSARLRRRTGIVLQETRILMSETVGANVALPLEIIGMEPSVAARRVRSILRSFGLEYRDSVVCRNLSASRRKLVAIARATVHDPFLLIADEPFEGMDEPDVRKAVEAMKRLNMSGTTLVLTGRVDTLGEAFPGCRRGVIVDGKIEEERPADWIPA, encoded by the coding sequence ATGACATTGAAAACGCATGACACATCCTCGTCCGAAAAGGGGGACAGCACTGCCCTGGTGCGCTGCTACCACGTGGAGAAGGAGTTCCGGGGGGGACCGAAAGTCTTTACGGACGCTACGGTCCACGTGCCCCGGAGCGCGGTTTTCTTGCTGTCCGGGCCCGCCGGAGTCGGGAAGAGCGTGTTCGTGCGACTGCTGCTCGGTCTGGAACAACCGGACGGGGGACAGGTCTGGATCGAAAACCGGAATCTACGGCGCCTGTCCGCGCAGGATTCCGCCCGTTTGCGGCGCCGTACGGGCATTGTGCTCCAGGAGACCAGGATTCTCATGAGCGAAACCGTTGGAGCCAACGTCGCCCTGCCCTTGGAAATCATCGGGATGGAACCGTCGGTTGCGGCCAGAAGGGTCCGCTCGATCCTCCGCTCCTTCGGACTCGAATACCGGGATTCCGTCGTCTGCCGCAACCTGTCCGCCAGCCGGCGCAAGCTGGTCGCCATTGCCCGTGCAACGGTCCACGATCCGTTCCTTTTGATTGCCGACGAACCCTTTGAAGGCATGGATGAACCGGACGTGCGGAAGGCGGTTGAAGCCATGAAACGGCTGAACATGTCCGGAACCACGTTGGTCCTCACCGGTCGAGTCGACACCTTGGGGGAAGCGTTTCCCGGCTGCCGCCGCGGAGTGATCGTCGACGGAAAGATCGAGGAAGAACGCCCGGCGGATTGGATTCCCGCGTAA
- a CDS encoding cell division protein FtsX yields the protein MGQKATRVYGHIADSIRADEGLFVTGLALIAVCLFLAGALLLGLRAAHRAVADFPAEPGATVYFHPRLADGMLQNLSTELRQWPGIARVTVFPAAEPRSRVRVGLENWADFLNGPGEAVCGPSLEIELKSGEITREETAELIAKLKQLPQADRVRSRGEWVEKTQLLVNAVDYTVAGFLAFFSILALFIILQWIRAGMLRRSDRLEILHVLGAEPSFVVLPYHVEGTCLGAAGAIFAAALLSLLVVMCRDLLPSPLSGLSLPRAWEMLLFDSMLIAWGAFLGFLGSWLAFRHHALRGEFAIPRALFRRS from the coding sequence ATGGGACAAAAAGCCACCCGCGTTTACGGGCATATCGCCGATAGCATCAGGGCCGACGAAGGCCTGTTCGTCACCGGCCTGGCGCTGATCGCCGTGTGCCTATTCCTTGCCGGCGCCCTGCTGTTGGGACTGAGAGCGGCGCACCGGGCCGTCGCGGATTTTCCGGCGGAGCCCGGGGCCACCGTATATTTCCACCCTCGGCTTGCCGACGGGATGCTGCAAAACCTCTCCACCGAACTGCGTCAATGGCCCGGGATCGCCCGGGTGACCGTTTTTCCCGCCGCCGAGCCGCGCAGCAGGGTGCGTGTCGGCCTGGAAAATTGGGCCGATTTCCTGAATGGGCCGGGTGAGGCAGTTTGCGGACCGAGCCTGGAGATCGAGCTCAAATCCGGAGAAATCACCCGGGAAGAAACCGCTGAGCTTATCGCAAAGCTGAAGCAACTCCCGCAGGCGGATCGGGTCCGCTCCCGGGGAGAATGGGTGGAAAAGACGCAACTCCTCGTCAATGCCGTCGATTATACCGTGGCCGGTTTCCTGGCTTTTTTCTCAATTCTGGCGCTTTTCATCATTCTACAGTGGATTCGAGCCGGCATGCTGCGCCGCTCGGATAGACTGGAAATCCTGCACGTGCTGGGAGCGGAACCGTCTTTCGTTGTATTGCCGTATCATGTGGAAGGCACCTGCCTCGGGGCGGCAGGCGCTATCTTCGCGGCGGCGCTGCTGTCCTTGCTCGTCGTCATGTGCCGCGACCTCCTGCCCTCTCCTCTGTCGGGACTTTCGCTGCCGCGGGCCTGGGAAATGCTTCTGTTTGATTCGATGCTGATCGCGTGGGGAGCGTTCCTGGGGTTCCTCGGCAGTTGGCTTGCGTTCAGGCACCACGCGCTCAGAGGAGAATTTGCGATTCCCCGTGCGCTGTTTCGCCGATCTTGA
- the lgt gene encoding prolipoprotein diacylglyceryl transferase, translating to MIPYPNINPEIVSFGPFNLPWLGAVGPISIRWYGVMYVVGFVMSYVFIQKQKRSKEVGLVGTVAQDLIFYLAVGLIIGARLGYVVFYEFNNYGYYLKNPLEIMATWHGGMSFHGGLIGAVLAAWIFSRRRRVPFGVVVDSTTVTVPIGLGFGRIGNFINAELLGLPSNVPWAMIFPTGGPVPRHPTQLYEALLEGLVLFVILWNLRRKPFRDGMMLVFFLFFYGLFRFILEFFKEPDPQIGYLLGYFTMGHILCFFMIVAAVILGLYLNRSAPAARA from the coding sequence ATGATTCCATACCCGAACATCAATCCGGAGATCGTCTCGTTCGGCCCGTTCAACCTGCCGTGGCTCGGGGCCGTGGGCCCTATCAGCATCAGGTGGTACGGGGTGATGTACGTCGTCGGCTTCGTGATGTCCTACGTTTTCATCCAGAAGCAGAAACGATCGAAGGAAGTCGGACTGGTGGGCACGGTGGCCCAGGACCTGATTTTCTACCTGGCCGTCGGCCTGATCATCGGTGCGCGTCTCGGCTACGTCGTTTTCTACGAGTTCAACAACTACGGCTATTACCTCAAGAACCCTCTTGAAATCATGGCCACCTGGCATGGCGGGATGTCCTTTCATGGGGGGCTCATCGGCGCTGTCCTGGCCGCCTGGATTTTCAGCCGTCGCAGACGGGTCCCTTTCGGGGTGGTGGTGGACAGCACCACGGTCACTGTTCCCATCGGGCTGGGGTTCGGCCGCATCGGCAATTTCATCAATGCGGAGCTGCTCGGGCTTCCGTCGAATGTTCCGTGGGCGATGATCTTTCCCACGGGGGGGCCCGTCCCGCGCCACCCCACCCAGCTCTACGAAGCCCTCCTGGAAGGCCTCGTGCTGTTCGTCATCTTGTGGAACCTTCGCCGCAAACCCTTCCGGGACGGAATGATGCTCGTGTTTTTTCTGTTCTTTTACGGTCTCTTCAGGTTTATTCTGGAATTCTTCAAAGAGCCCGACCCGCAGATCGGTTATCTGCTGGGTTATTTCACCATGGGCCATATCCTGTGTTTTTTCATGATCGTTGCGGCCGTCATCCTGGGTTTGTATCTCAATCGAAGCGCGCCGGCGGCGCGAGCCTGA
- a CDS encoding GNAT family N-acetyltransferase, whose product MRNSDTEAGNESRGAFEFSSPLSWRSLYKERLTTAERAIEAIKRGHRVFIGSGCSEPQHLAQALEEAIPLLADLEILHILSVGKTRYTEAGFDKCRLKSFFVASASREAVAQGRADYTPINLGDVPALFRSGAMPIDVALIQVSPPDEHGFCSYGIAVDIVKAAVESARLVIAQVNPQMPMTLGDSFIHIRDIHVLVEHEEPLLEVGLPLMNPIAQDIGRHVATLIEDGSTIRVGVGSISTAVLYALENKKDLGVHADMITDAYMHLVKKGVITNARKTLHPGKIVTSFCLGSRELYDFVDNNPMVAFHPIEYTNNYLVISENDQMVSINPGLEVDLTGQVCSDSMGYEIYSGVGGAIDFLRGARGSRGGKAIMVLPSTTLDGSTSRIVPVLTEGSGVVMTRGGVQYVVTEYGSAYLLGRSTRERALALIGIAHPDFREELMEAAETLNYLQADVSRGPSTRAVYPLDWEVSHSFDIQSKVFIRPVKPTDERAIKEFFYSLPKSESYIRFLSVMKVFPHYDVRSMVNIDYRREMSLIALVGEMSSQRVVAIARYVLDEATMTAEVDFAVHPEHSRQGLATVLVHHMAEGARKNGVKRLVAYISAGNERVFGVFQKTGFLVQSSFREGVYEIRVDLQERAQVCLLL is encoded by the coding sequence ATGAGAAACTCCGATACGGAAGCAGGAAATGAAAGCCGGGGAGCCTTCGAGTTCTCTTCGCCGCTTTCCTGGCGCTCTCTTTACAAAGAGCGACTGACTACCGCCGAGCGGGCCATTGAAGCTATAAAGCGGGGGCATCGGGTCTTCATCGGTTCGGGGTGCAGCGAGCCCCAGCACCTGGCCCAGGCCCTGGAAGAAGCCATTCCCTTGCTGGCGGACCTCGAGATCCTGCACATCCTGAGTGTGGGCAAGACGCGCTACACGGAAGCGGGATTCGACAAGTGCCGCCTGAAGTCGTTCTTCGTGGCGTCGGCCAGCCGCGAAGCCGTGGCCCAGGGCAGAGCCGACTACACTCCGATCAATCTCGGGGACGTTCCGGCGCTGTTCCGCAGCGGCGCGATGCCCATCGACGTGGCGCTCATCCAGGTTTCCCCTCCCGACGAACACGGGTTTTGCAGCTACGGTATCGCGGTGGACATCGTGAAGGCGGCGGTGGAGAGCGCCAGGCTCGTGATCGCCCAGGTCAATCCTCAAATGCCGATGACGCTCGGGGACAGTTTCATCCACATCCGCGATATCCACGTTCTGGTCGAACACGAGGAACCGCTGCTCGAAGTCGGCCTGCCGCTCATGAACCCGATCGCCCAGGACATCGGCCGGCATGTGGCCACGCTCATCGAAGACGGCTCCACCATTCGCGTCGGGGTGGGCAGCATATCCACCGCGGTCTTGTACGCCCTCGAGAACAAAAAGGATCTCGGGGTTCATGCGGACATGATCACGGACGCTTACATGCACCTGGTCAAGAAGGGGGTCATCACCAATGCCCGCAAGACCCTGCACCCGGGGAAGATCGTCACGAGCTTCTGTCTGGGTTCGAGGGAACTCTACGATTTCGTGGACAACAACCCGATGGTGGCCTTCCATCCGATCGAGTACACGAACAACTACCTGGTCATATCGGAAAACGACCAGATGGTGTCCATCAACCCGGGGCTCGAAGTGGATCTCACGGGCCAGGTCTGTTCGGATTCCATGGGATATGAAATCTACAGCGGCGTCGGCGGAGCGATCGATTTCCTGCGGGGAGCCCGGGGGTCGCGCGGCGGGAAGGCGATCATGGTTCTCCCTTCAACGACGCTTGACGGAAGCACATCGAGAATCGTGCCGGTCCTGACGGAGGGGTCGGGCGTCGTGATGACTCGCGGCGGGGTGCAGTACGTGGTGACCGAGTACGGGTCGGCGTATCTTTTGGGGAGGAGTACCCGCGAGCGGGCCCTGGCCCTGATCGGCATCGCTCATCCCGACTTTCGCGAGGAACTGATGGAAGCCGCCGAGACGTTGAATTACCTGCAGGCCGACGTGTCGCGGGGGCCCAGCACCAGGGCCGTATACCCCCTCGACTGGGAAGTGTCCCATTCGTTCGACATTCAATCGAAAGTCTTTATCAGACCCGTCAAACCCACCGACGAGCGCGCGATAAAGGAGTTTTTCTACTCACTGCCCAAGAGCGAGAGCTACATCCGTTTCTTGTCGGTAATGAAGGTTTTCCCGCACTACGATGTCCGAAGCATGGTGAACATCGATTATCGGAGGGAGATGAGCCTCATCGCCCTGGTGGGAGAAATGTCCTCGCAGCGGGTGGTTGCCATCGCGCGATATGTTCTGGATGAGGCGACCATGACCGCCGAGGTTGATTTCGCCGTGCATCCCGAACACAGCCGTCAGGGACTTGCCACGGTCCTCGTGCACCACATGGCGGAAGGGGCCCGCAAAAATGGCGTAAAGAGACTGGTCGCTTACATTTCCGCCGGAAATGAACGGGTTTTCGGAGTCTTCCAAAAAACCGGCTTCTTGGTCCAGAGCTCGTTCCGGGAAGGTGTTTACGAAATACGGGTCGATCTCCAGGAGCGCGCCCAGGTCTGTCTGCTCCTCTGA
- a CDS encoding SPFH domain-containing protein, translating into MGTNNVVFLEVLEWFDESGKEMVHRIPETGSGEIKYGAQLIVRESQAAVFFYSGKAYDAFGPGRHTLVTGNIPVLTKVLSLPWALTSPLRAEVYMVNMKVFPNLKWGTRDPVAFKDSKLGLIRLRAFGVFNVRVIQPVLFINSLVGTQGIYMREEIEEYLNRVIVSRFNDHMGENLDSVFDLPGRYDELSDGLIGRLREDFSHFGLELSQLYINSITPPADVQKAIDDKSRLAIFDDLEKLTRMKAAMALEKASESRGEAAAGVGMGVGMMMPALFGAAMQKSEAEASVYTCHACRQVIPKDSRFCPSCGQHLVIFAQCAECKSDLPPNARFCPSCGRAVAAKKPSRKCPGCGTENLAESIYCNQCGERI; encoded by the coding sequence ATGGGAACCAACAACGTTGTATTCCTTGAAGTCTTGGAATGGTTCGATGAGAGCGGCAAGGAGATGGTTCACAGGATTCCGGAAACGGGGTCCGGCGAGATCAAGTACGGAGCGCAGCTCATCGTGCGGGAGAGCCAGGCGGCGGTCTTCTTCTATTCCGGGAAGGCCTACGACGCTTTCGGCCCGGGCCGGCACACGCTTGTCACCGGGAACATCCCGGTCCTTACCAAGGTGCTCAGTTTGCCCTGGGCTCTGACCAGTCCGCTTCGAGCCGAAGTGTACATGGTCAATATGAAAGTCTTCCCGAACCTCAAATGGGGCACCCGGGATCCCGTCGCGTTCAAGGATTCCAAACTCGGGCTGATCCGGCTCAGAGCCTTCGGAGTCTTCAACGTCAGGGTCATCCAGCCGGTTCTTTTCATCAACAGCCTGGTCGGAACCCAGGGCATTTACATGCGGGAGGAAATCGAGGAATACCTCAACCGCGTGATCGTCTCCCGCTTCAATGACCACATGGGGGAAAACCTCGATTCGGTGTTCGACCTTCCGGGCAGGTACGATGAGCTTTCCGACGGGTTGATCGGCAGACTGCGGGAAGATTTCAGTCATTTCGGGCTGGAGCTTTCACAACTCTACATCAATTCCATCACCCCGCCAGCGGATGTGCAGAAGGCCATCGACGACAAGAGTCGCCTGGCCATCTTCGACGACCTCGAAAAGCTCACGCGCATGAAAGCCGCCATGGCGCTCGAGAAGGCTTCCGAGTCCCGCGGCGAAGCCGCGGCCGGGGTGGGCATGGGTGTGGGGATGATGATGCCGGCGCTGTTCGGAGCCGCCATGCAGAAGTCGGAGGCCGAGGCCTCGGTCTACACATGCCACGCGTGCCGGCAGGTCATCCCGAAGGATTCCAGGTTCTGTCCCAGCTGCGGGCAACACCTGGTGATCTTCGCTCAATGCGCCGAGTGCAAAAGCGACTTGCCGCCCAACGCCAGGTTCTGCCCATCCTGCGGGCGCGCCGTGGCGGCGAAGAAACCGTCGAGGAAGTGTCCCGGATGCGGGACGGAAAATCTGGCCGAATCCATTTACTGCAATCAATGTGGTGAGCGAATCTAG